One stretch of Rhizobium rhizoryzae DNA includes these proteins:
- a CDS encoding FixH family protein translates to MTTRDAGSFTFTGWHMLGVIGLFFGTIISVNFYMAYQAVHSWSGLVVENTYVASQQFNAKVNEAKQLNASGITDVLSVTPSKIEILITDAKGQPVFADEVFAIFKRPVGDHQDFRETLQPLGRGVYAVERTVQAGHWIVDISALKDGSRILHHSQRIAVMGEAR, encoded by the coding sequence ATGACAACGCGCGATGCAGGCAGCTTCACCTTTACAGGCTGGCATATGCTGGGAGTGATCGGACTCTTTTTCGGTACGATCATATCGGTGAACTTCTACATGGCCTATCAGGCCGTCCATTCATGGAGCGGGCTCGTCGTCGAAAACACCTATGTCGCGAGCCAGCAGTTCAACGCGAAGGTCAATGAAGCAAAACAGCTGAATGCGTCAGGCATAACAGATGTACTCTCTGTCACACCCTCGAAGATCGAGATCCTGATCACCGATGCCAAAGGCCAGCCGGTCTTTGCAGATGAGGTCTTTGCGATCTTCAAGAGGCCCGTGGGCGACCATCAGGATTTCAGAGAGACACTTCAGCCATTGGGCAGAGGTGTATACGCTGTGGAACGAACCGTACAGGCGGGCCACTGGATCGTTGATATCAGTGCCCTGAAAGATGGAAGCCGCATCCTCCACCATTCGCAGCGGATTGCCGTCATGGGAGAGGCAAGATGA
- the ccoG gene encoding cytochrome c oxidase accessory protein CcoG: protein MNLYTAPSTKDRKKTEDEKRPAAPPPHEPLYEAQKKIFPKEIKGRFRRFKWLVMLITLGIYYLTPWIRWDRGPFAPDQAVLVDLANRRFYFFMIEIWPQEFFFVAGLLVMAGFGLFLVTSAVGRAWCGYACPQTVWVDLFLAVERFVEGDRNARIKLDASPWSAQKLAKRTVKHAAWLLIAIATGGAWIFYFADAPSLAFDFVTGHAAFVAYSTVAILTATTYVLGGLMREQVCIYMCPWPRIQGAMLDDNSLVVTYNDWRGEPRGKSAKKAVAEERAVGDCVDCNACVAVCPMGIDIRDGQQFECITCALCIDACDNVMDKLGRERGLIAYATLNEYQSNMALATDGGRSSIDPNRVRKSDGSFVDQIRHFDWKILLRLRTLLYMGVWSAVGLALLVALLSRDRLEINVLHDRNPQFVLESDGSIRNGYTVRLLNMIPERRTVFLSLQGLPGAEMKIPEISTDYADRVFAIPLDPDKATPLKVFVTLPKKAIFDPREGFNFVLEDRASGETDIYHANFNTPGASK from the coding sequence ATGAACCTTTACACAGCCCCATCCACCAAAGACCGGAAGAAGACAGAGGACGAGAAGCGCCCCGCTGCGCCGCCGCCTCACGAGCCGCTCTACGAAGCCCAGAAAAAGATTTTTCCCAAGGAAATCAAAGGTCGCTTCCGGCGCTTCAAATGGCTGGTCATGCTGATCACGTTGGGGATCTATTATCTGACGCCCTGGATACGGTGGGACAGAGGGCCCTTCGCCCCTGATCAGGCGGTGCTGGTGGATCTGGCCAATCGTCGCTTCTATTTCTTCATGATCGAGATCTGGCCGCAGGAGTTTTTCTTCGTTGCCGGTCTGCTGGTCATGGCAGGCTTTGGCCTTTTTCTCGTGACGTCTGCGGTCGGTCGCGCCTGGTGCGGCTATGCCTGTCCTCAAACGGTGTGGGTCGATCTCTTTCTGGCTGTCGAACGCTTTGTCGAAGGCGACCGGAACGCGCGCATAAAGCTGGATGCGTCACCCTGGAGCGCGCAAAAGCTGGCCAAGCGCACTGTCAAGCATGCGGCATGGCTTCTCATTGCCATTGCAACAGGCGGCGCCTGGATCTTCTATTTCGCCGATGCACCTTCGCTTGCCTTTGATTTCGTCACCGGCCATGCAGCTTTCGTCGCTTATTCCACAGTCGCGATCCTTACAGCCACGACCTATGTGCTGGGCGGGCTGATGCGCGAGCAGGTCTGCATCTACATGTGTCCCTGGCCCCGCATCCAGGGGGCCATGCTGGATGATAATTCGCTGGTCGTGACCTATAATGACTGGCGGGGCGAGCCGCGCGGCAAGAGCGCGAAGAAGGCGGTCGCGGAAGAGCGAGCCGTTGGCGATTGCGTCGATTGCAACGCCTGCGTCGCCGTCTGTCCCATGGGTATCGATATTCGCGATGGCCAGCAATTCGAATGTATCACCTGCGCTTTGTGCATCGATGCCTGCGACAACGTGATGGACAAGCTCGGACGTGAACGTGGTTTGATCGCCTATGCCACATTGAATGAATATCAGTCCAACATGGCGCTGGCGACTGATGGCGGGCGCTCGAGCATCGATCCGAACCGTGTACGCAAGTCCGACGGAAGCTTTGTCGATCAGATCCGGCACTTCGACTGGAAGATCCTGCTTCGTCTTCGCACGCTTCTCTATATGGGGGTCTGGAGTGCGGTAGGGCTTGCCCTGCTGGTCGCCTTGCTCAGCCGCGATCGGCTGGAGATCAACGTCCTCCATGACCGCAACCCCCAATTTGTTCTCGAATCGGACGGTTCGATCCGCAACGGCTACACGGTGCGCCTCCTGAATATGATCCCAGAGCGCCGCACGGTATTTCTGTCGCTACAGGGATTGCCGGGCGCGGAAATGAAGATCCCCGAAATCTCGACCGATTATGCGGACCGCGTCTTCGCCATTCCGCTGGATCCGGACAAGGCAACGCCACTCAAGGTCTTCGTCACTTTGCCCAAGAAGGCGATCTTTGATCCGAGAGAAGGCTTCAACTTCGTCCTGGAAGACCGCGCCAGCGGCGAGACGGATATTTACCACGCAAACTTCAACACCCCGGGAGCCAGCAAATGA
- the ccoP gene encoding cytochrome-c oxidase, cbb3-type subunit III, with protein MADKHIDEISGVETTGHEWDGIRELNNPLPRWWLWFFYGTIVWAIVYMILYPAWPLLTSATPGIWGYSSRAEVAAEIVAAKEAQGEMLQKIADSSVQEILADPQLTKFATAAGAAAFKVNCVQCHGSGAAGGAGYPNLNDDDWLWGGNIEQIHQTISHGIRFQDDAETRASEMPAFGDILKPDEIKQVAAYVVSLTEKPHNAALVEPGKQLFADNCASCHGQDAKGNREFGAPNLADAIWLKVRGEEQIIAQIRQPKHGVMPAWTARLGDTTVKELAVYIHSLGGGE; from the coding sequence ATGGCAGACAAACATATCGATGAGATCAGCGGCGTCGAAACCACCGGCCATGAGTGGGACGGCATCCGCGAGCTGAACAATCCGTTGCCACGCTGGTGGCTCTGGTTCTTCTACGGCACGATTGTCTGGGCTATCGTCTACATGATCCTGTATCCGGCCTGGCCTTTGCTCACCAGCGCGACGCCGGGAATATGGGGCTATTCCAGCCGGGCCGAAGTTGCAGCTGAAATCGTCGCTGCGAAAGAGGCGCAGGGCGAAATGCTGCAGAAGATCGCAGACTCGTCCGTGCAGGAGATTCTCGCCGATCCGCAGCTGACCAAGTTCGCGACCGCTGCCGGTGCCGCGGCCTTCAAGGTCAACTGCGTCCAGTGCCATGGCTCGGGTGCGGCCGGTGGAGCTGGCTATCCGAACCTCAACGATGACGACTGGCTGTGGGGTGGAAACATCGAGCAGATCCATCAGACGATCTCGCACGGTATCCGCTTCCAGGATGATGCCGAAACAAGGGCATCCGAAATGCCAGCCTTTGGCGATATTCTGAAGCCGGATGAGATCAAACAGGTGGCGGCTTATGTCGTGAGCCTGACCGAAAAGCCGCACAATGCCGCACTCGTTGAACCCGGCAAGCAGCTGTTCGCAGACAATTGCGCTTCCTGCCACGGCCAGGATGCCAAGGGTAACCGCGAATTCGGAGCCCCAAACCTTGCCGATGCCATCTGGCTGAAGGTCAGGGGTGAGGAGCAGATCATCGCCCAGATTCGCCAGCCCAAACATGGAGTCATGCCAGCCTGGACAGCGCGCCTCGGCGATACGACTGTGAAGGAGCTGGCAGTCTACATTCATTCGCTCGGTGGCGGCGAATAA
- a CDS encoding CcoQ/FixQ family Cbb3-type cytochrome c oxidase assembly chaperone: MEVYTAMRHFADSWGLLAMALFFVGSVLFVLRPGAKRSAQDAASIPLKED; the protein is encoded by the coding sequence ATGGAAGTCTACACGGCAATGCGCCACTTCGCCGATAGCTGGGGTCTCCTGGCGATGGCTCTGTTTTTTGTCGGCTCGGTCCTGTTCGTTCTGCGCCCAGGCGCAAAGCGCTCGGCTCAAGACGCCGCAAGCATCCCTCTGAAGGAGGATTGA
- the ccoO gene encoding cytochrome-c oxidase, cbb3-type subunit II, protein MSIMEKHQFIERNATLLLVGSLLVVSIGGIVEIAPLFYLQNTIEKVEGMRPYSPLELAGRNIYIREGCYVCHSQMIRPFRDEVERYGHYSLAAESMYDHPFQWGSKRTGPDLARVGDRYSNEWHVQHLTRPRDVVPESVMPGYAFLKETQLKVTDVTMDLKANALVGVPYSEEMLQNAKADLAAQADPNADTAGLLARYPKAKVGDFDGNPAQLTEMDALVAYLQMLGTLVDFTTYDDATGYR, encoded by the coding sequence ATGTCCATTATGGAGAAACACCAGTTTATCGAGCGCAATGCGACCCTGCTTCTGGTCGGCTCGCTTCTCGTCGTCTCGATTGGCGGTATCGTGGAAATCGCACCGCTTTTCTACCTGCAAAATACGATCGAGAAGGTGGAGGGCATGCGCCCCTACTCGCCGCTCGAGCTGGCGGGTCGCAATATCTATATCCGCGAAGGTTGCTACGTCTGTCACAGCCAGATGATCCGTCCCTTCCGCGACGAGGTCGAGCGCTACGGCCACTATTCGCTTGCCGCGGAAAGCATGTACGACCACCCCTTCCAGTGGGGCTCCAAGCGAACCGGTCCGGATCTTGCACGCGTCGGTGATCGTTATTCCAACGAATGGCACGTCCAGCACCTCACCCGTCCGCGCGATGTTGTGCCGGAATCGGTCATGCCCGGCTATGCCTTCCTGAAGGAAACGCAGCTCAAGGTGACTGATGTCACCATGGATCTGAAGGCAAACGCGTTGGTCGGCGTCCCGTATTCGGAAGAAATGTTGCAGAACGCCAAGGCAGACCTTGCAGCGCAGGCTGATCCGAACGCCGATACGGCGGGTCTTCTGGCTCGCTATCCAAAAGCCAAGGTTGGCGATTTCGACGGCAACCCGGCTCAGCTTACCGAAATGGATGCTCTGGTTGCCTATCTCCAGATGCTCGGCACGTTGGTCGATTTCACGACCTATGACGACGCCACTGGTTATCGTTGA